The region AAAACGAGTACAATTATCAGGATAGTCATTAATATTCGCTTCTTTTATAGGTAAATCATAGAGTTGGGCCGCCCGTAAAGATGCGATCGCCCCTGCGGTAGGATCATGGTTAACCACCTGTAGGGCTTCAGTGGTAGAGTTAGCCGCCACCAATCGGGCTTCGGGGGTATGTTTATCAAGCCACTTTTGACATTGAGCAAGGGCTTGGGGATGGGAATAAACCGTTTTGATACCCTCAAGGGAATTACCCCGAGACAAAAAATTATGTACCACAGGCAAAGTTAACCCCTGCTGAATTTGTAACCCATCCAACTCCCACAAACTATCCAACGTCATCGATACAATGCCTTGGATTGAATTTTCCACAGGCACCACCGCCACATCAGCCCTCCCATCGGCAACCGCCAAGAGAGTTTGGGCAATATTGGGATAGGGTACTAACTCCGTTTCCATACCCGTTTCCGCCTCTAAATTTTGGGCATAAATCAAGGTAGCAACTTCCGAATAAGTACCCTTTGGGCCTAAATGTGCAATGGATTTGATCATAAAAAATTTCGTTATGGTGGATAAATGCTTTGGGTGAGCAATAGAGAATGGGCAATGATTTTTGATCGTTTATACCATCAATTTATAACCATAAACCATTGAAAACTGTTCCCCATTCCCTGTTCCCCGTTCCCTATTATCAATTATTTATTCTATTCCTGCATCACGATTTTTGAGAGCTTTAGCCATTTTAGAAATGACCTCATCCACAGCCAAAGCCCCTAAATCGCCGTTAGCACGGGTACGAATACTCAGAGTATTACTTTCTACCTCATTACCGCCGATTACGGCCATAACAGGGATTTTTTCCTTCTCTGCATTACGAATCATCTTACCCAATCTTTCCCCACTACTATCAACCTCCGCCCTAATTCCTGCTAAGAGCATTTTTTGACAGACTTCTTGGGCAAAGGGTAAAAAGTCATCGTTAACCGCCATTAAACGGGCTTGGGTGGGGGCTAACCACAAGGGGAAATCTCCTGCATACTCTTCGATTAAAATGCCGATAAGACGCTCGAGAGAGCCAAAGGGCGCTCGGTGAATCATGACGGGGCGCTGACGAGAACCATCGGGGGCAATGTATTCGAGGTTAAATCTTTCGGGTAGGTTGTAGTCCACTTGTACTGTTCCCAATTGCCATTCTCGTTCGAGGGCATCTTGGAAAATAAAATCAAGTTTAGGCCCATAAAAAGCGGCTTCCCCCGGTGCTTCAAAGTATTCCATGTCCAACTTTTGCACGGCGTTACGGATAGCGCTCTGGGCTTTATCCCATACCTCTTGACTACCTATATATTTATCAGATTCAGGATCTCGGAAACTCAGACGGGCTTTAAAGTTTTTCAACTGAAGGCTTTTGAAGACTGATAAAATGAGATCTACCACGCTGAAAAACTCCGATTCTAGTTGATCTGGGGTAACGAATAGGTGGGAGTCATCCACGGTAAAGCCCCTTACCCT is a window of Cyanobacterium stanieri LEGE 03274 DNA encoding:
- the pheA gene encoding prephenate dehydratase → MIKSIAHLGPKGTYSEVATLIYAQNLEAETGMETELVPYPNIAQTLLAVADGRADVAVVPVENSIQGIVSMTLDSLWELDGLQIQQGLTLPVVHNFLSRGNSLEGIKTVYSHPQALAQCQKWLDKHTPEARLVAANSTTEALQVVNHDPTAGAIASLRAAQLYDLPIKEANINDYPDNCTRFWVVSKDKREDGDYVSLGFSFEKNKPGVLVKPLQIFAENHINLTRIESRPTKRSLGEYLFFIDLQKKDSKKELNIALSDLSSLTKTLKIFGNYNVLNIDYSQCEKLSI